In Cydia amplana chromosome 13, ilCydAmpl1.1, whole genome shotgun sequence, the genomic stretch gagagagagagagagagagagagagagagagagagagagagagagagagagaacgaGAGGAGAGAGAAATAGAGAGAGAGAACGagaggagagagagagagagagaagaaTGGGAGAGAAAGAGAGAAGAATGAAAGAGAGAAGAGAGACAAATTCAATTATGCAGAAAATTGTGTTTAatgttgtaaatattttataattataactatcaTAAGTAGACTGATATAATATGCATAAGTCATAATTTTTATTCCGCGGGGTATTTAACAGCTCTCATACATCGAGAGCAGCTTTCATACAGGGCGTACAAGTTCCGTGCACCATACACCACACTTGACATTATAAATACCCTGCTTTCCTCCAGTTGCACACTTTCTTCCTCGCCtcgcagagagagagagagagagagagagagagagaacgaGAGgagatagagagagagagagagagagagagagagaagaaTGGGAGAGAAAGAGAGAAGAATGAAAGAGAGAAGAGAGACAAATTCAATTATGCAGAAAATTGTGTTTAatgttgtaaatattttataattataactatcaTAAGTAGACTGATATAATATGCATAAGTCATAATTTTTATTCCGCGGGGTATTTAACAGCTCTCATACATCGGGAGCAGCTTTCATACAGGGCGTACAAGTTCCGTGCACCATACACCACACTTGACATTATAAATACCCTGCTTTCCTGCACTTGCACACTTTCTTCCTCGCCTCGCTTCGATTGCAACACGTCGGGAAAATGTCGCGAATATGCTgtgtaagtttatttattatcttgTTGATTAGGACAATTATTTAAAGTGAAATTAAATAGTGAATCACTTAACTTAGGCAACTATCGTGGTGAATTGGCATTGTGTTCAGGTATCTACAACAAAATGTATTTTCCCgctattaattttacaaaaacgATTATAATCGTGAAATTTTATTGATACCATTCTAATTTCTTGACTTCTCCGCGCGTAAGGATAAAATAGTTGTAGAAAGCAACATTAATATCATTtacctacaatacaataaataggtattaattagCAAAAGATGCAGTTGTGTTATATTTCATACGGAAGCAATGCTAATTAATTAAGATAATGTATCGTCCAAAGTAAAATAGGTCAatattatgtatataggtaataatctaataatattttctttggGTCTCTACGCAACAATTTTTCTTTATACGTATACAACTATTGTTACCTAACACTTACAACAAATTGTTGATGTTTACGATGTTTACCATGCATTTTATCTTCCAGCTACTACTCCTCTTGAGCCACCAAGCATTTTCAACTGAACAGAAAAAACGCAGCCTTATCAACTCCCTCGCCGTGCCAGCCGGGTTCCCAGCTCGCCACTCTGTTACAGAACTCCACAACCgcataccaataccaataccCCAGCCTATACCGATACCTGTTCCACGGCCCGTACCGTACCCTGTAGGCGTTGGTGTACCTGTCGACCAGCCGCGACCGGTACCTGTGGTTATACCGCACCCAGTAGTCCATATCATCCCGCGACCAATAGCGGTACCGATAGATAAACCGTATCCGTACCCGGTAGCGCATCCTGTGCCGGTAACGATCACGCAAGGGGTACATATACCGGTTCCGCAGCCGTATGCGGTTGGTGTGCCGGCGGCAGTACCGGTACGGGTGCCGCAGCCGGTACCGGTAGCTGTTAGTCCGGTACAGCAGGTAGTTCAACCGGTAGCACAAGTAGGAGTGAGTGGGGGGGTTGTGGAAGCGCATGGTCAGACAATAGTGCATCCTTATTGAGTGATAGTCTCATCATAATGACTGTACTTATAAGATTCTTGCAAGGCTGATCTCCGATAATTCTCATGTTATGGAGGAAACAAATAAAGCATCGAGCTAAAAAAGATTAGCATTTTACGACATTTATAATGCATATTTTAAGTTTTGATACCAACATTTAGCAGATTTTAGAAATGTATTTGGCGTGAATAGATTCTTTATCATTCCCGTTAAAACTATCTGAGAGAGTTAATATCTAAAAATGTTGATCATGAACAATATCTAtacgtttaatttaaaattgttaaatgtaACTACGAACTTGTGTAAATTCCTTTTGTGCTTCAATGATAATAAGTATAATGAAAACATTGAAAATGCAACGATTTTGCATTGTTTCATTATAACtaatatataggtagtacagtcacctgcaataatatgttactcttcgaaggccgcaaaaatatctaacaagatcttatttgtagagccataagagcgtgtcacatatttttgcggccttcgttgtgtaacatattattgcaggcgactgtactaattattttgtttgtataCATCTGTAACTACGACCTTGTGAAGATAACCGTGAGATAGCTCGCTGCTCGTGAGATAGCTCTGATAAGATGTACCTATTTCAACCAAATGTTTATATATTGTTTGCATTGATTACTATTGCATGATTTAAGTGTTAATGTGTTTGCATATAGTAGAATAGTTTTTTACTTATATCAGAACTAAATGCGTATACCACTATAGCAAAagatgaaaaaagttttcagatGCGTTATCGTATAACCTCCCAACTACAGTCAAGCTCCCAACTGTGGTTCAAATAATTAtctgtttttttgaagtgaaaacttctttagcggcgctctGCACTTTTGGTgacggggaaaaaatgttaaactcgtaacaggtgtcacgtggcCGTAAGGTACGTAAGACGAACACGTGAcgtgatcgaaaaactgttacttcaatgtcattgagtttttctttattgatttaaaagccatctagtgagtttcgctctaactggtattaatataactcgagtactaacagtgatgtgcttagaggTTGCAAGTAATGCgatgaaataacgctagatggcgttaacctcaattatacatagtgctgcagacattttgcaataagtagtgattgagttttcacttctgccggcactccctgagtgcaacccattgttttttttagttcAGG encodes the following:
- the LOC134653222 gene encoding zinc finger protein 512B-like, encoding MSRICCLLLLLSHQAFSTEQKKRSLINSLAVPAGFPARHSVTELHNRIPIPIPQPIPIPVPRPVPYPVGVGVPVDQPRPVPVVIPHPVVHIIPRPIAVPIDKPYPYPVAHPVPVTITQGVHIPVPQPYAVGVPAAVPVRVPQPVPVAVSPVQQVVQPVAQVGVSGGVVEAHGQTIVHPY